The DNA region CTACCCGCAAAATAATGTCATTACTGGCCGCCCCTTTATTTCGGGCGGTCAGGACGACAGCCGCTTGGCTGACTTCGGCCGTGAGCGGTAAATCCAACAGCTTACTGACTGCCGTCTGTAATGTGGCCATGAGTGTTTCAGCCGTATCACCATTGCGCGCAGAAATATCAACGCGCGTTTGCCCCACATAGAGACTGATGACACCACTACCACTCGCGGTACCCGCAAGCTTGACCGAACCAGATGCGGCAATCGCCTGAGCGTCATCAGGAATGCCAATAATGCTCAGGTTCAGATACGGATTCGCCTTAATGGCACGCTCCGCCATGATGTGTGCCATCGAACCACGACCAAATAGCTCAGCGGCCATAACATCAGAGAACACCGTATGGGATTGCAGCGGCTCCGCCGTGCCGGTAGGTAACACCTGCCCCACAATCAGCACTAATTGACGGTTAGCCGGTAAGGTACTGACGGCCAGACGGGTATTAAACTCAATATGCTTACCCGGCTTGCGGATACTGCTTTGGATTTGGTCAAAAGAAATATTTTTACTGGCCATCCGTCCCCTCCGGTTTGGTTTTTTCTTTCGATTTCGCGGCGGCCGGCAGCGAGCTCTGTGCAGTCACTTCGGGAACCGGGTCATTGACAAGGTCTTTGCGAAGTAAATCACCACAGGCCAGGCAGCGACGGTAATACGCATTATCAGGGACAGGCACAATCGCACCGTCCGTGATATAGCGCTTAGGGTCATCGTGCAGCGGAACATCCACCCCGACTGCGGCAATGACATTAATGGTCTGGGTCATAATTAACGATCCCTTCTATGTCAGGAATTAACGGACTATTCACTTCATCAATACTGGCGTGAATAGAATGGAGATTTGGATAAGGCTCACTACCTTGACCGCCGTACCGGGTAAATAAATAATCCGGATGATTGACCATCTCTTCAGGTGGCCGTGTTGGCGGTGGAATATCAGGATAACGCCCGGCATCTAACGCCAACTCTATCCAGTGGGTATCAAACTCACAGGCAAAAACTGAAATAGCCTGATGCTCCAGTGCGGTGTTAAACAGGGTGCGGACTCTCCCTGGCATCAGGGCATCAATTGATAACCCTAAATCCTGCCCGGACAGCAGCCGGCGAACGGCGTAAACCAGATTGTTCGTACCGACCTCTGTCGAGTGAGCGCCACCGTGTCGGGACGCTTCCTCCCCGCGAACGTTGGTATCACCGACCATCACCACAAAACGACCATGCGCCCGGTACTTCCGCCTGGTTGTGTTGACGGGCTCGGTTTTCTGGATCCCCCCAAAGGTGACCCAGGCACCCGGTAACACCCGGACAACTTCAGCCAGACCCGCATCCAGTTCGCCACCGTAGCTCTGAACGCCATCGACCATGCGCCCCATGCCTTTGGTGAGACGCGCAATGATGGCGTTCTCAATCTGCGTGATGATCAAAATGCACCCCCGTGAGTTTTATCTCGGCCAAACTGACGGCCACCCGAGACGAATCGAGCAGCGTTATTGGTTCGGGCGGAACCGGCTTCACCCGGCCCGAGACGAATAACACCTGACGCCACCTTCTCCAGATACCGAATGGCATCTTCGTAACGCAGACGAATATCATCCGTGAGCTGAACACCACCGGAACCACACAACTTGTAGCGGGCAATATCACAGCAACGGTCACGTAACGCTTCAGGCACAATCGACGGTGTCAGCGGCAGTGCATAACGCCCCCCCGATATAGCTGTCGATTTCCGAGGCCGCACGGGCCAGAGATTTACCCACAACCACCAGGTCAATTTCACCGCGCCGGTCACGGTCAGTGAGCTTAATCAGCTCAGCCTGGCCGAACACGTCCTGCATATCCTGAAGCGTCGCGTACATTACTTACCCTTACTTGGTTTGGTCGGGGTGTCGCTGATGGCACCGGCGGTGGTATCAGTCGCCACGCTGTCAGCACTCAGGTAGTCACTGAGTTGATCGAACTGGGCCTTTAGCTGGTCATACTTCGCTACTTCAGACGCCAGCTTCTGGTCGAACTCCGCTGCCAACGTCGCTTTTTCTTGCGCCAGGCGACCCGCAAACAACGCTTCAAAACGGGCCCGCTCGTCATTGACGGCATCAGCAATAACAGCGGCGGTATCCGGCAGGAACTGCACGATCAATTGTGGTTCCGCCTTCAGCACATCAAGTTGATCCGCCGTAAAGTGGCCAGCCGCGTAGTCGACCGGTGTATCCGGGTGAGATATCCCGCAACGGTTAAACCCGTTGCGTTTTGCAGTGATACGAATTTTCATCATGCCTCCGTCCCGGTTGATCCATAACCCATCTGCCAGAAGCCATAACCTGACTGGCCGCGCGCTTCCACACCAAACTTGTATTCCGCCTTCATAAAGACGTCGTCGGAATCCATATTGGTCTGAGACACAAACTCAGGGGCTTCACGCTCCTGGAAGATGAATGGCTTGATGATTTGATTGGTATCAAACAAGAACCATTCTGTATCGGATTCCAGCTCATCCACCACCATCAGTTCGGCAGTACCCTTGTAGATATTTTTGGTGCCATCAGCGAACTTCTCTGACTCCAGCAGCATACGGGCTTCATCTTCCAGCGCCGGCGGCACCACCAACAGGTTAGGTTTAATTTTTAGCGGTGCGCCTTCTTCGTCCTTGAACTTGCGCATAGCGGTACGGGCTAAACCATAACTGCCCTGAGCCTTGGCGAGCGTCGCGGCGGACAGTTGCTTCTTGCCTGTATTGGACACAAACAGACTACCGACCGGATGATCCGTATCAAAGTACGGTTGACCGTCATAACACAGGTTGGTGAAACCACCGTGAAGCAGCGCAAAGACCAAATCACCGGGCCACTCTTTGGCAGACCGCCCGATACTTTCGGCCGATACGCGATAGCCGGCTAACTGATTGTCTTTGATGTGGTTGCGCTTAATGGCGACCGTAGCCTCAAAGTCTTCATTGACCAGGGTGTACTTGAACGCCCCGAGTGCTTTGACGGCCTTTTCACCAATCCACTTGCGCAGTTTCGGGAAGCGATCCAACCACCAGTAATGCTCCTCACTGGTCGTGGAGGTGACTTTCATGGCCAGCTTTTCCCAGTCGCTGTCCGTCTCTTTGAACGCCTTTTGGAACAGAGTTCGCAGGTTGACGTAAATACCTTTAACGGTTGCTAAATTAATAATCACAGTGGATCCCTTACTAAATGAATACCCAGACGCCATCAGCGTCGATAAACAAAACGGTGCCGGCAACAACATCACCAACGGCGGCAACAGACTGGCTGTCAGCGATATAACAGGGCTTACCGACCAGCGCTTGTGTCACGGGTGATGCACCATTATTACTGAAGGAAAAGGCCTTACCTTTGCGCACCAGAATAGACTGGTCACCGTCACTGCCGGTGCTGTTATCCACAAACTCGGTGGCCATTCCCAGCGATGTCAGACCGGTGGCATTGCTGCCCATGACGGCATAGCCGCGGGCATTAGCGCACACCATATGCCCAGCATGGATGCGGGCGGCGGCGGCCATCAGAACGCCGAAGAGCGCGCCATCGCGATACGGGGTTTTACGATCCATTAATTCTCCTCCTTCA from Limnobaculum xujianqingii includes:
- a CDS encoding DUF1834 family protein, producing MIITQIENAIIARLTKGMGRMVDGVQSYGGELDAGLAEVVRVLPGAWVTFGGIQKTEPVNTTRRKYRAHGRFVVMVGDTNVRGEEASRHGGAHSTEVGTNNLVYAVRRLLSGQDLGLSIDALMPGRVRTLFNTALEHQAISVFACEFDTHWIELALDAGRYPDIPPPTRPPEEMVNHPDYLFTRYGGQGSEPYPNLHSIHASIDEVNSPLIPDIEGIVNYDPDH
- a CDS encoding phage protein Gp36 family protein, with the protein product MPEALRDRCCDIARYKLCGSGGVQLTDDIRLRYEDAIRYLEKVASGVIRLGPGEAGSARTNNAARFVSGGRQFGRDKTHGGAF
- a CDS encoding phage protein Gp36 family protein — encoded protein: MYATLQDMQDVFGQAELIKLTDRDRRGEIDLVVVGKSLARAASEIDSYIGGALCTAADTVDCA
- a CDS encoding HI1506-related protein; the encoded protein is MMKIRITAKRNGFNRCGISHPDTPVDYAAGHFTADQLDVLKAEPQLIVQFLPDTAAVIADAVNDERARFEALFAGRLAQEKATLAAEFDQKLASEVAKYDQLKAQFDQLSDYLSADSVATDTTAGAISDTPTKPSKGK
- a CDS encoding Mu-like prophage major head subunit gpT family protein, which translates into the protein MIINLATVKGIYVNLRTLFQKAFKETDSDWEKLAMKVTSTTSEEHYWWLDRFPKLRKWIGEKAVKALGAFKYTLVNEDFEATVAIKRNHIKDNQLAGYRVSAESIGRSAKEWPGDLVFALLHGGFTNLCYDGQPYFDTDHPVGSLFVSNTGKKQLSAATLAKAQGSYGLARTAMRKFKDEEGAPLKIKPNLLVVPPALEDEARMLLESEKFADGTKNIYKGTAELMVVDELESDTEWFLFDTNQIIKPFIFQEREAPEFVSQTNMDSDDVFMKAEYKFGVEARGQSGYGFWQMGYGSTGTEA